A DNA window from Ictalurus furcatus strain D&B chromosome 22, Billie_1.0, whole genome shotgun sequence contains the following coding sequences:
- the LOC128599050 gene encoding UDP-glucuronosyltransferase 2C1-like: protein MEMRMEMRMEMKVFPVLMLCAFLAGVHGGNVLVWPCDGSHFLNMIPVLDALMDRGHRVSVLMPSVALQRDVRQAAHFDLLSFNVSVSYSELQLFLEEYLRFLIYDRARAGLLQKYVEFYRLASRRQDLVLSYCEGTLRNPPLMDKLRRMRFDAVLADPVYPCSDLLAHTLGVPFVYTFRFSIAHTVERLCGASVTPLAYVPGSTCSLTDRMSFTQRVRNVLFYWSQDVMTLSLWRKYDQYYSQYLGKPTSYCEMMGRADIWLIRAYWDFEFPRPLLPNFIYVGGLHCTPAKPLPEGMEEFVQSSGDDGVVVFTLGTLITNLTMEKSNMIASALGQIPQKVVWSYRGEKPHTLAPNTRIYRWIPQNDLLGHPKTRVFVTHGGSNSVYQAIYHGVPMVGIPLFADQPDNMVRMQARGVAIVLDINKMQTQDLVDALKAIIYQPEYKANARRLSQTHHERPIKPLDEAVFWIEYVMKNKGAKHLRVAAHQLSWYQYYLLDVLSFILLALALILYIFMKTSRVGLWIIKSTRNHKRKLE, encoded by the exons atGGAGATGAGGATGGAGATGAGGATGGAGATGAAGGTGTTCCCGGTGCTAATGCTGTGCGCTTTTCTGGCAGGAGTGCACGGCGGGAACGTGTTGGTCTGGCCCTGCGATGGAAGTCACTTTCTGAACATGATCCCGGTTCTGGACGCGCTGATGGACCGAGGACACCGGGTATCGGTGCTCATGCCGAGCGTAGCGCTTCAGCGGGACGTGCGCCAAGCCGCGCACTTCGACCTGCTCTCCTTCAACGTGTCGGTGTCGTACTCGGAGCTGCAGCTGTTCCTGGAGGAATACCTGCGCTTTTTGATCTACGACAGGGCGCGCGCCGGTCTGCTGCAGAAGTACGTGGAGTTCTACCGGCTCGCCTCCCGCAGGCAGGACCTGGTCCTCTCGTACTGCGAGGGCACGCTCCGGAACCCGCCGCTCATGGACAAGCTGAGGCGCATGCGCTTCGACGCGGTCCTCGCGGACCCGGTGTACCCGTGCAGCGACCTGTTGGCGCACACGCTCGGCGTGCCGTTCGTCTACACTTTCCGCTTCTCCATCGCGCACACCGTGGAGCGCCTGTGCGGCGCGAGCGTAACGCCACTGGCCTACGTGCCGGGATCTACGTGCAGCCTCACTGACCGCATGAGCTTCACGCAGCGCGTGCGCAATGTGCTCTTCTACTGGAGTCAGGACGTCATGACCCTGAGCCTGTGGAGGAAATACGACCAGTACTACAGCCAGTATTTAG GTAAACCCACAAGTTACTGTGAGATGATGGGTCGAGCTGATATCTGGTTGATCAGAGCTTACTGGGACTTCGAGTTCCCACGACCTCTCCTACCAAACTTCATCTATGTCGGAGGCCTGCACTGTACTCCTGCTAAACCTTTACCAGAG ggtatGGAGGAGTTTGTTCAGAGCTCTGGAGATGATGGTGTTGTGGTGTTCACTCTGGGCACGCTGATCACAAACCTCACCATGGAGAAGTCCAACATGATCGCCTCGGCTCTCGGACAGATCCCTCAGAAG gtggtGTGGAGTTACCGAGGAGAGAAGCCACACACTCTGGCTCCAAACACCAGGATTTATCGCTGGATTCCCCAAAACGATTTACTGG GTCATCCCAAAACCCGAGTGTTCGTCACTCATGGTGGCTCGAACAGTGTGTATCAGGCCATTTATCACGGCGTGCCCATGGTGGGGATCCCGCTGTTTGCCGATCAACCAGATAACATGGTGCGCATGCAGGCCAGAGGCGTCGCCATCGTCCTGGACATTAACAAAATGCAGACGCAGGACCTGGTGGACGCTCTTAAAGCCATCATCTATCAACCAGA GTACAAGGCGAACGCCCGGCGTCTGTCCCAGACGCACCATGAGCGTCCCATCAAACCTCTGGACGAGGCCGTGTTCTGGATCGAGTACGTGATGAAGAATAAAGGCGCTAAACACCTGCGCGTAGCCGCTCATCAGCTCTCCTGGTACCAGTACTACCTGCTGGATGTGCTGAGCTTCATCCTCCTCGCACTCGCTCTAATCCTCTACATCTTTATGAAAACCAGCAGAGTCGGCCTCTGGATCATCAAATCAACACGAAATCACAAGAGGAAGTTGGAGTGA